A DNA window from Gorilla gorilla gorilla isolate KB3781 chromosome 6, NHGRI_mGorGor1-v2.1_pri, whole genome shotgun sequence contains the following coding sequences:
- the EPHB6 gene encoding ephrin type-B receptor 6 isoform X4: protein MVAVGGCRCQPGYQPARGDKACQACPRGLYKASAGNAPCSPCPARSHAPNPAAPVCPCLEGFYRASSDPPEAPCTGPPSAPQELWFEVQGSALMLHWRLPRELGGRGDLLFNVVCKECEGRQEPASGGGSTCRRCRDEVHFDPRQRGLTESRVLVGGLRAHVPYILEVQAVNGVSELSPDPPQAAAINVSTSHEVPSAVPVVHQVSRASNSITVSWPQPDQTNGNILDYQLRYYDQAEDESHSFTLTSETNTATVTQLSPGHIYGFQVRARTAAGHGPYGGKVYFQTLPQGELSSQLPERLSLVIGSILGALAFLLLAAITVLAVVFQRKRRGTGYTEQLQQYSSPGLGVKYYIDPSTYEDPCQAIRELAREVDPAYIKIEEVIGTGSFGEVRRGRLQPRGRREQTVAIQALWAGGAESLQMTFLGRAAVLGQFQHPNILRLEGVVTKSRPLMVLTEFMELGPLDSFLRQREGQFSSLQLVAMQRGVAAAMQYLSSFAFVHRSLSAHSVLVNSHLVCKVARLGHSPQGPSCLLRWAAPEVIAHGKHTTSSDVWSFGILMWEVMSYGERPYWDMSEQEVLNAIEQEFRLPPPPGCPPGLHLLMLDTWQKDRARRPHFDQLVAAFDKMIRKPDTLQAGGDPGERPSQALLTPVALDFPCLDSPQAWLSAIGLECYQDNFSKFGLCTFSDVAQLSLEDLPALGITLAGHQKKLLHHIQLLQQHLRQQGSVEV, encoded by the exons ATGCTCCCTGCTCACCATGCCCTGCCCGCAGTCACGCTCCCAACCCAGCAGCCCCCGTTTGCCCCTGCCTGGAGGGCTTCTACCGGGCCAGTTCAGACCCACCAGAGGCCCCCTGCACTG GTCCTCCATCGGCTCCCCAGGAGCTTTGGTTTGAGGTGCAAGGCTCAGCACTCATGCTACACTGGCGCCTGCCTCGGGAGCTGGGGGGTCGAGGGGACCTGCTCTTCAATGTCGTGTGCAAGGAGTGTGAAGGCCGCCAGGAACCTGCCAGCGGTGGTGGGAGCACTTGTCGCCGCTGCAGGGATGAGGTCCACTTCGACCCTCGCCAGAGAGGCCTGACTGAGAGCCGAGTGTTAGTGGGGGGACTCcgggcacatgtaccctacatCTTAGAGGTGCAGGCTGTCAATGGGGTGTCTGAGCTCAGCCCTGACCCTCCTCAGGCTGCAGCCATCAATGTCAGCACCAGCCATGAAG TGCCCTCTGCTGTCCCTGTGGTGCACCAGGTGAGCCGGGCATCCAACAGCATTACGGTGTCCTGGCCGCAGCCCGACCAGACCAATGGGAACATCCTGGACTATCAGCTCCGCTACTACGACCAG GCAGAAGACGAATCCCACTCCTTCACCCTGACCAGCGAGACCAACACTGCCACCGTGACACAGCTGAGCCCTGGCCACATCTATGGTTTCCAGGTGCGGGCCCGGACTGCTGCCGGCCACGGCCCCTACGGGGGCAAAGTCTATTTCCAGACGCTTCCTCAAG GGGAGCTGTCTTCCCAGCTTCCGGAAAGACTCTCCTTGGTGATTGGCTCCATCCTGGGGGCTTTGGCCTTCCTCCTGCTGGCAGCCATCACCGTGCTGGCGGTCGTCTTCCAGCG GAAGCGGCGTGGGACTGGCTACACGGAGCAGCTGCAGCAATACAGCAGCCCAG GACTCGGGGTGAAGTATTACATCGACCCCTCCACCTACGAGGACCCCTGTCAGGCCATCCGAGAACTTGCCCGGGAAGTCGATCCTGCTTATATCAAGATTGAGGAGGTCATTGGGACAG GCTCTTTCGGAGAAGTGCGCCGGGGCCGCCTGCAGCCACGGGGACGGAGGGAGCAGACTGTGGCCATCCAGGCCCTGTGGGCCGGGGGCGCCGAAAGCCTGCAGATGACCTTCCTGGGCCGGGCCGCGGTGCTGGGTCAGTTCCAGCACCCCAACATCCTGCGGCTGGAGGGCGTGGTCACCAAGAGCCGACCCCTCATGGTGCTGACGGAGTTCATGGAGCTTGGCCCCCTGGACAGCTTCCTCAGg CAGCGGGAGGGCCAGTTCAGCAGCCTGCAGCTGGTGGCCATGCAGCGGGGAGTGGCTGCTGCCATGCAGTACCTGTCCAGCTTTGCCTTCGTCCATCGCTCGCTGTCTGCCCACAGCGTGCTGGTGAATAGCCACTTGGTGTGCAAGGTGGCCCGTCTTGGCCACAGTCCTCAG GGCCCAAGTTGTTTGCTTCGCTGGGCAGCCCCAGAGGTCATTGCACATGGAAAGCATACAACATCCAGTGATGTCTGGAGCTTTGGGATACTCATGTGGGAAGTGATGAGTTATGGAGAACGGCCTTACTGGGACATGAGTGAGCAGGAG GTACTAAATGCAATAGAGCAGGAGTTCCGGCTGCCCCCGCCTCCAGGCTGTCCTCCTGGATTACATCTACTTATGTTGGACACTTGGCAGAAGGACCGTGCCCGGCGGCCTCATTTTGACCAGCTGGTGGCTGCATTTGACAAGATGATCCGCAAGCCAGATACCCTGCAGGCTGGCGGGGACCCAGGGGAAAG GCCTTCCCAGGCCCTTCTGACCCCTGTGGCCCTGGACTTTCCTTGTCTGGACTCCCCCCAGGCCTGGCTTTCAGCCATTGGACTGGAGTGCTACCAGGACAACTTCTCCAAGTTTGGCCTCTGTACCTTCAGTGATGTGGCTCAGCTCAGCCTAGA agACCTGCCTGCCCTGGGCATCACCCTGGCTGGCCACCAGAAGAAGCTGCTGCACCACATCCAGCTCCTTCAGCAACACCTGAGGCAGCAGGGCTCAGTGGAGGTCTGA